From the genome of Apostichopus japonicus isolate 1M-3 chromosome 17, ASM3797524v1, whole genome shotgun sequence:
CGACAACGTCCATCTGACGTGGTCGGCACCACTTCTGTAATGTCTGGACCGTCAGACTTGACTCGATGTCAGAGAGGCCCATGCGTTCCTCAGGCAGCACCAACAAAAGTCGAAATTTATTCTCATGATATGGCATTTCTAAGACCTGGCATTTCATATCAGTATCATAAAAATATGGAAAGCTGCATTTCACGTTCATCATAGCAACATTATAACTGTCCgtttcagaagaaaaaaactttccAATTTTTGTCGATGAGCTAAGAAATGGCGTTTCTAATTTACCTGCGAAATAGAGGGCGTTAATCATTACTATTAAATCGGTCTTGTCAACATGGTTTTCCGTCAGCATGTCATTGGCGGTATGTTGCATCTCCTCCCCTAACCAGTGGTTCACATCTCGAACCGCGTGACGCGTGTCTTCGAAGTTTTTACCCTCAACGACAGTTTGATAAAGTTCTAATGAAGATTTTCGGaattttttgttgattttcaaTTTAGTCGGTGCGTAAATTCTACTCGCCCCATAAAACCCCCAGTATTTACTCTTTTCGAAGAGGAGGGAACGAAGTGCCCCGACTGCGGTATGTAAATCTGACTTTTCAAATTGTTCGAACCCCATGACTTGATTTATTTCCTGTGATGTTTCGTTTTTCGATGCAAGTTGCATCAAGGACAGCCCAGCCGCGATAGCCGAAGGCGAAAATACGATGTTACCATCTTGCCTATTTGCGATGACTTTAAAAAAGTTAAATGCAAATTCGTTGGCCACCGGGATAAGCGGTTCTGCCTCCGCCGTAGAAACGTCTGCACCCATGTTGCACAAATTATGACGTCATGAGATACTGGCCAATCTGTATAACAAgtagga
Proteins encoded in this window:
- the LOC139984954 gene encoding leukocyte elastase inhibitor-like, whose amino-acid sequence is MGADVSTAEAEPLIPVANEFAFNFFKVIANRQDGNIVFSPSAIAAGLSLMQLASKNETSQEINQVMGFEQFEKSDLHTAVGALRSLLFEKSKYWGFYGASRIYAPTKLKINKKFRKSSLELYQTVVEGKNFEDTRHAVRDVNHWLGEEMQHTANDMLTENHVDKTDLIVMINALYFAGKLETPFLSSSTKIGKFFSSETDSYNVAMMNVKCSFPYFYDTDMKCQVLEMPYHENKFRLLLVLPEERMGLSDIESSLTVQTLQKWCRPRQMDVVDVHLPRFDLDYTIDPSEGLKVMGISAIFDPQKAGLSGIGDNAYLSKFFHYARVGVQEHGIIPGEDQLPGDVHSFVVSFETFKADHPFLFLIQDKRKGAIVYMGRQACPPKISDTELKEMYKRAKNKLKAQTRVS